A stretch of the Zonotrichia albicollis isolate bZonAlb1 chromosome 29, bZonAlb1.hap1, whole genome shotgun sequence genome encodes the following:
- the LOC113460755 gene encoding derriere protein gives MSVWMSMSVWMSMSVWMSMSVWIWMWLWLLRSPAWALPGPALPSQPLSQDRSPLRSLGLRARPSPRSPAPVPPLLWSIFQRRSARPRPRAAPEPCTVEELNVPGNIVRVLADQGRLLPAGQPQPRLCLRRLLLFNLSALEEGERPTLAQLELRFPHSSYHGPSAGRALELRLHRASPRGSPQPGRAPLLERSLAQLRRSLRFELGAALRGRAGPGRGSLALLLELSVSGGPGGPRSPCGSSAALAGASLLLVTLGPQCRAARGRRSAPGPAVSPSPLCKPRRLYISFSDVGWENWIIAPQGYLANYCGGECPFPLAAELNSTNHAVLQTMVHSLDPRGTPQPCCVPVRLSPISILYYDNSDNVVLRHYEDMVVDECGCR, from the exons ATGTCCGTGTGGATGTCCATGTCCGTGTGGATGTCCATGTCCGTGTGGATGTCCATGTCCGTGTGGATCTGGATGTGGCTGTGGCTCCTCCGCAGCCCGGCCtgggccctgcccggccccgcgctGCCCTCGCAGCCGCTCTCGCAGGACCGTTCCCCGCTCCGCTCGCTGGGGCTCCGCgcccggcccagccccaggagccccGCGCCGGTGCCGCCCCTGCTCTGGAGCATCTTCCAGCGGAGGagcgcccggccccggccgcggGCAGCGCCCGAGCCCTGCACGGTGGAGGAGCTCAACGTGCCCGGGAACATCGTGCGAGTGCTCGCCGACCAAG GCCGCCTCCTGCCcgcggggcagccccagccccggctgTGCCTGCGGCGGCTGCTGCTCTTCAACCTCTCCGCGCTGGAGGAGGGCGAGCGCCCGACGCTGGCGCAGCTGGAGCTGCGCTTCCCGCACAGCTCGTACCACGGCCCGAGCGCGGGCCGGGCGCTGGAGCTGCGGCTGCACCGGGCGTCCCCGCGGGGTTCGccgcagcccggccgggccccgcTGCTGGAGCGCTCGCTGGCGCAGCTGCGCCGATCGCTGCGGTTCGAGCTGGGCGCGGcgctgcggggccgggccgggccgggccggggctctctggccctgctgctggagctgtcggtgagcggcggccccggcggcccGCGCAGCCCCTGCGGCAGCTCCGCCGCCTTGGCGGGCGCCTCGCTGCTGCTGGTGACGCTGGGCCCGCAGTGCCGCGCCGCCCGCGGCCGGAGGAGCGCCCCGGGCCCCGCCgtgtcccccagccccctgtgcaAGCCCCGCCGGCTCTACATCAGCTTCAGCGACGTGGGCTGGGAGAACTGGATCATCGCCCCGCAGGGCTACCTGGCCAACTACTGCGGCGGGGAGTGCCCGTTCCCGCTGGCGGCCGAGCTCAACAGCACCAACCACGCCGTGCTGCAGACCATGGTGCACTCGCTGGACCCGCGGGGCacgccccagccctgctgcgtGCCCGTGCGCCTCTCCCCCATCTCCATCCTCTACTAC